Proteins from one Bacteroidota bacterium genomic window:
- a CDS encoding outer membrane beta-barrel protein, protein MRIRNILALFITIISIVPLMAQSDDDIPYEFGLRIAPQLSFSSPDSKSLKDGGSSLDWNFGFHVAKKFNDRYAIATEVNVINMTSKVKFSETMYVESAKITGGGAYTSDMAINYNLRYLQVPILFRMRTTPIKNKWRIFGEFGMGFGFLLRSKADINSSVLKLEDVDVDNPDNADKFKLRDDATSGENSTKINFMRPSFIIGGGATYDLFGQTKMYAGLRYDGGLYDYMDASKWNATNSFTALNIGIIF, encoded by the coding sequence ATGAGAATTAGAAACATTTTAGCTTTATTTATTACAATAATTTCGATAGTGCCATTAATGGCACAAAGCGATGATGATATACCTTATGAGTTTGGTTTGCGTATAGCACCACAATTAAGTTTTTCATCGCCCGATAGCAAAAGTTTAAAAGATGGCGGCAGTAGTTTAGATTGGAATTTTGGTTTTCATGTAGCTAAAAAGTTTAATGATCGTTATGCCATAGCTACTGAAGTAAACGTAATTAACATGACCTCTAAAGTTAAGTTTAGCGAAACCATGTATGTGGAGTCGGCAAAAATAACAGGCGGAGGAGCTTATACCAGCGATATGGCTATAAACTACAATTTGCGTTACTTGCAGGTGCCTATTTTGTTTAGAATGCGCACTACACCCATTAAAAACAAATGGCGCATATTTGGCGAGTTTGGAATGGGCTTTGGTTTTTTGTTGCGCAGTAAAGCCGATATAAACTCAAGCGTATTAAAGTTGGAAGATGTAGATGTAGACAATCCCGATAATGCAGATAAATTTAAATTAAGAGATGACGCTACCAGTGGCGAAAACAGTACCAAAATAAATTTTATGCGTCCGTCATTTATTATAGGTGGAGGTGCTACTTATGATTTGTTCGGGCAAACCAAAATGTATGCCGGCTTGCGTTACGATGGTGGTTTATACGATTACATGGATGCCAGTAAATGGAATGCTACCAATAGTTTTACGGCATTAAACATTGGTATTATATTTTAA
- a CDS encoding UbiA family prenyltransferase yields MKLIKVFIQSNIYIALAAVFLTVATQLQLGSNPQWHPYLFLIFFATLFEYNLHRLITVITNKEALQDPKHKWVNNNLPAFYFIVAVSVIGFVIAVLLAKNTVLITLIPIALITLFYSTPLTNKSKGLFRLRQIPFLKIFLIAFVWSTITILLPVIHSGISILHTHVLSMLVERFLFVFAITLPFDVRDIDADKQEGLQTIPLHIGENNAMRLANFSLGLCFGICLVHYIYTQQWFIIPAICISVISTFIFLKNKYLKTLPLYHYGILDGTMLLQGLLVLLFYYLCS; encoded by the coding sequence TTGAAACTCATTAAGGTATTCATACAATCAAATATATACATTGCACTGGCTGCAGTTTTTTTAACAGTAGCTACACAACTGCAATTAGGCAGCAATCCGCAGTGGCATCCCTATTTGTTTCTTATTTTCTTTGCTACCTTGTTTGAATATAACCTGCACCGTTTAATTACTGTTATTACAAATAAGGAAGCATTGCAAGACCCCAAACACAAATGGGTTAACAATAATTTACCTGCTTTTTATTTCATTGTTGCCGTTTCTGTTATTGGTTTTGTTATTGCCGTTTTATTGGCAAAAAATACGGTACTCATTACGCTTATTCCCATTGCCTTAATTACCTTATTTTATTCTACCCCATTAACCAATAAAAGTAAAGGCTTATTCAGGCTGAGGCAGATTCCTTTTTTAAAAATATTTCTGATTGCTTTTGTATGGTCAACCATAACCATTTTGTTACCTGTTATTCATTCAGGTATATCCATTCTTCATACGCATGTGCTTAGTATGCTTGTGGAGCGCTTTTTATTTGTATTTGCTATTACACTTCCTTTTGATGTACGCGATATTGATGCTGATAAGCAAGAGGGCTTGCAAACTATTCCTTTACATATAGGCGAAAACAATGCTATGCGTTTGGCTAATTTTTCACTGGGTTTATGCTTTGGTATTTGTTTGGTTCATTATATCTATACGCAACAGTGGTTTATAATTCCGGCTATTTGTATTTCGGTTATCAGTACTTTTATATTTTTAAAAAATAAATACCTCAAAACTTTGCCTTTATATCATTATGGCATACTGGATGGAACCATGTTATTACAAGGTCTATTGGTTTTGTTGTTTTATTATTTATGTAGTTGA
- a CDS encoding M28 family peptidase, translated as MKQFIIIIGFVMCQLSANAQNIACQKAIDAIRVDSLTNLLLSLTGRKPVVVENQTTLITSRNAYHKDNTIATDYLYEQCAQLGYQVMHNPFGTDGNNVIAYKLGTRTTKEVYMLCAHYDCVGTKNKPFQGADDNASGSAALLEAARVLKNYQFPFTVAFAFWDEEEEGLLGSAAFSPWGPLDWFIQGVINLDMIAYDGNNDSLANIHVYPTKTSLTFGQQVLSCNTLYPIGLNPVIINPGTRASDHFSFSVKNVTAIGLTEDYGPDFNPNWHMLSDSIENCHIPYFHKMTQLATAALCHISADGANIAVTEIKPPVISVYPNPAAGQINIGGIQIPYQISISDALGKQVLQTTVQDTKPLSLSDDITNGIYFITIIQNNNTHQQKITIIK; from the coding sequence ATGAAACAGTTTATAATTATTATCGGTTTTGTTATGTGCCAGTTAAGCGCAAATGCACAAAATATAGCTTGCCAAAAAGCTATAGATGCTATTCGTGTTGATAGTTTAACCAATTTGTTGCTTTCCTTAACTGGTAGAAAACCAGTAGTAGTGGAAAACCAAACTACATTGATTACTTCACGCAATGCATACCATAAAGACAATACAATTGCCACCGATTATTTGTACGAACAATGCGCACAACTAGGCTATCAGGTAATGCATAATCCGTTTGGAACCGATGGCAATAATGTAATAGCATATAAGTTAGGTACACGCACTACCAAAGAAGTATATATGCTTTGTGCCCATTATGATTGTGTTGGTACAAAAAATAAACCCTTTCAGGGCGCTGACGACAATGCAAGTGGAAGTGCGGCCTTACTGGAAGCAGCTAGAGTTTTAAAAAATTACCAGTTTCCATTTACCGTAGCTTTTGCCTTTTGGGATGAAGAGGAAGAAGGTTTATTAGGCAGCGCTGCCTTTTCGCCTTGGGGCCCGTTAGATTGGTTTATACAAGGCGTAATTAATTTAGATATGATTGCTTACGATGGCAATAATGATAGCTTAGCCAATATACATGTGTACCCAACCAAAACATCATTAACGTTTGGTCAACAAGTATTGAGTTGCAATACCTTGTATCCAATAGGTTTAAATCCGGTTATTATTAATCCCGGTACCCGTGCTTCCGACCATTTTTCCTTTTCGGTTAAAAACGTAACCGCTATAGGCTTAACAGAAGATTACGGCCCGGATTTTAATCCCAACTGGCATATGTTAAGCGATAGTATAGAAAATTGTCATATACCTTATTTTCATAAAATGACACAATTAGCTACCGCAGCCTTGTGTCATATAAGTGCCGATGGAGCAAATATTGCAGTAACAGAAATAAAACCACCCGTTATATCAGTTTATCCTAATCCAGCGGCCGGGCAAATAAATATAGGAGGTATACAAATACCATATCAAATAAGTATATCAGATGCATTGGGAAAACAAGTGTTACAAACTACCGTGCAAGACACTAAGCCATTATCCTTATCAGACGATATAACTA
- a CDS encoding helix-turn-helix domain-containing protein has protein sequence MNAEICKCPLTESLAIIGGKWKPVIIYNLSKTKKRFGQLDVAIPGISRKVLTAQLNELIEDKLVLRNSFAETPPRVEYSLTAKGKELLPILSAIAKWGKYLLEE, from the coding sequence ATGAACGCAGAAATTTGTAAATGCCCTTTAACCGAATCACTTGCCATTATTGGTGGCAAATGGAAACCTGTAATTATTTATAACTTAAGCAAAACCAAGAAGCGGTTTGGGCAGTTGGATGTAGCTATACCCGGCATTTCCCGCAAGGTATTGACCGCCCAGCTGAATGAATTGATAGAAGATAAATTAGTACTCAGGAATTCGTTTGCCGAAACACCTCCACGAGTAGAGTATAGCTTAACAGCCAAGGGGAAAGAGTTATTACCCATACTGTCGGCTATAGCCAAATGGGGAAAATATTTATTGGAAGAATAA
- a CDS encoding SDR family oxidoreductase, with protein sequence MNKKVVLITGTNSGFGYLTAKTCAAKGYTVYATMRDIKGRNAEKAQELSALENVHVVELDVTQLANVDEVVANVIAKEGQLDVIVNNAGYFGGGIAETYTETDLENMFDVNLKGTWRVTKSGLPHMRKQGEGLIINTSSVLGRFSAPFMTVYNSTKFAVEGLTEGLHYEVRPLGVDVVMIQPGAFPTEIFGKSVYGSDAAVAAGYGDLAKVPEQIGSGIGEMFEATKPNPQMIPDAIVKLIETPKGQRPLRTVIDGLTGDIAEKANANVKEGFGSFLTAFGMKDMLN encoded by the coding sequence ATGAACAAAAAAGTTGTATTAATTACAGGAACAAATAGTGGTTTTGGTTACTTAACAGCTAAAACTTGTGCAGCAAAAGGTTATACCGTTTACGCTACCATGCGCGATATAAAGGGAAGAAATGCAGAGAAAGCACAGGAGCTTTCGGCTCTGGAAAATGTGCATGTAGTGGAGCTTGATGTAACGCAACTCGCAAACGTTGATGAAGTAGTTGCTAATGTTATAGCGAAAGAAGGACAATTGGATGTAATAGTAAACAATGCCGGCTACTTTGGTGGTGGAATAGCTGAAACATATACCGAAACTGATTTAGAAAATATGTTTGATGTGAACTTAAAAGGAACCTGGAGGGTAACTAAATCGGGTTTACCACACATGAGAAAACAAGGTGAAGGTTTAATCATTAATACATCAAGTGTGTTGGGTCGTTTTTCTGCCCCATTTATGACGGTTTATAACAGTACCAAATTTGCAGTTGAAGGCTTAACTGAAGGATTACATTATGAAGTAAGACCGTTGGGTGTAGATGTGGTCATGATTCAACCGGGTGCTTTTCCAACTGAAATATTCGGCAAATCGGTATACGGCTCAGATGCAGCAGTAGCAGCCGGTTATGGCGATTTGGCTAAAGTACCTGAGCAAATAGGCAGCGGTATTGGCGAAATGTTTGAAGCCACAAAACCAAACCCGCAAATGATACCTGATGCCATTGTTAAACTGATTGAAACTCCGAAAGGACAACGTCCGTTAAGAACCGTTATTGATGGATTGACAGGTGACATTGCAGAGAAAGCAAATGCCAATGTAAAAGAAGGATTTGGTAGTTTTTTAACTGCATTTGGTATGAAAGATATGCTTAACTAA
- a CDS encoding CPBP family intramembrane glutamic endopeptidase, whose protein sequence is MEESIQTEQPKKVNWTSVIVYYVIACAFSWPFFWWRDMNTESWQQLGIPGFIKTWSYMWGPGVAAIICLYVFKKSHHKTITFFGTSVYKSLLFYFVPILALSIPGSSVGMDDINPHLAPWILGILGFISILGEELGWRGFLQDALAPVKPVYRFMLIGAMWELWHFTNRMGHGELQQIIVRVAIMMAACMVLSLILGIATDRSKSIMVAVTLHAWVDILADGGSPAIYIIFGLSVPFWFFMLRFWDKKTEVE, encoded by the coding sequence ATGGAAGAATCAATACAAACAGAACAACCTAAAAAAGTAAACTGGACTTCTGTAATCGTTTATTATGTAATAGCCTGTGCTTTTTCGTGGCCTTTTTTCTGGTGGCGCGATATGAACACTGAAAGCTGGCAGCAACTGGGCATTCCGGGTTTTATTAAAACATGGAGTTATATGTGGGGGCCGGGTGTTGCTGCTATTATTTGTTTGTATGTGTTTAAAAAATCGCACCATAAAACCATCACTTTCTTTGGTACTTCTGTATATAAAAGCTTACTTTTTTATTTTGTACCTATACTGGCTTTGAGCATTCCCGGCTCCAGCGTGGGTATGGACGATATAAATCCGCATTTGGCTCCCTGGATTTTAGGTATTTTGGGGTTCATATCTATTTTAGGTGAAGAGCTTGGCTGGAGGGGATTTTTGCAAGATGCACTGGCTCCTGTTAAACCTGTTTATCGCTTCATGTTAATAGGTGCCATGTGGGAACTATGGCATTTTACCAACAGAATGGGACATGGTGAATTGCAACAAATTATTGTACGTGTAGCCATTATGATGGCTGCTTGTATGGTATTATCGCTTATACTTGGTATAGCAACGGATAGAAGTAAATCTATTATGGTGGCTGTTACGCTGCATGCCTGGGTTGATATATTAGCTGATGGCGGAAGCCCTGCTATCTATATTATATTTGGATTATCTGTTCCTTTCTGGTTTTTTATGCTTCGGTTCTGGGATAAAAAAACCGAAGTTGAGTAA
- a CDS encoding NAD+ synthase, with protein sequence MKISIAQLNYHIGNFESNKNKMIAAIQQAKAEQADLVVFSELSMCGYPPRDFLEFNDFIKLNNEAISEIALHCTNGIAAIVGSPTINPETQGKDLFNSALFLHEGKIAQTISKTLLPNYDVFDEYRYFEPNRHFEVVHYKGKKLAITICEDLWNLNGNPMYIQCPMDELIKQAPDCIINIAASPFSKSQKQTRFEVLQTNAIKYKLPLVYVNHIGAQTQLIFDGGSCVLNAKGELVQQLKYFAEDNCTIVLDDIQTQTPIANVLPATGIDYANIESALVLGIKEYFHKQGFTKAILGLSGGVDSALVVYLAAKALGAENVLAVMLPSQYSSDHSVSDSQQLVKNLGVQSDLISIENTFEALQQSLSKQFANTEFSIAEENMQSRSRAVILMAMANKFGYILLNTSNKSELAVGYGTLYGDMCGGLSVIGDLYKTEVYGLCEFINSQKEIIPANILSKAPSAELRPNQKDSDSLPDYEVLDAILFHYIEQRKGPDEIIALGFEEALVKRTLKMVNTNEWKRLQAPPVLRVSAKAFGPGRRMPLVAKYLG encoded by the coding sequence TTGAAAATTAGTATTGCACAATTGAATTACCACATTGGTAATTTTGAGTCAAATAAAAATAAAATGATAGCGGCCATTCAACAGGCCAAAGCAGAACAAGCCGATTTGGTCGTATTCTCCGAGCTATCTATGTGTGGTTATCCGCCCCGCGATTTTTTAGAGTTTAACGATTTTATTAAACTCAACAACGAAGCCATTAGCGAAATAGCGCTACATTGTACCAATGGTATTGCAGCCATTGTTGGTTCACCTACTATCAATCCGGAAACACAAGGCAAAGATTTATTTAACTCCGCTTTGTTTTTACACGAAGGAAAAATAGCACAAACAATTAGTAAAACGCTTTTGCCCAATTATGATGTGTTTGATGAGTACAGGTATTTTGAACCCAACAGACATTTTGAAGTAGTACATTACAAAGGAAAAAAATTAGCCATTACTATTTGTGAAGACTTATGGAACTTAAATGGTAACCCCATGTACATTCAGTGCCCGATGGATGAACTAATAAAACAAGCACCGGATTGTATTATAAACATAGCCGCTTCACCATTTAGCAAAAGCCAGAAACAAACACGTTTTGAAGTATTACAAACCAATGCCATTAAGTATAAACTACCTTTGGTATATGTAAACCATATAGGCGCACAAACCCAACTTATATTTGACGGAGGTAGCTGTGTACTCAATGCCAAAGGTGAGTTAGTACAACAGTTAAAATACTTTGCAGAAGATAATTGTACTATTGTTTTAGATGATATACAAACACAAACACCCATAGCCAATGTTTTGCCTGCAACAGGTATTGATTATGCCAATATAGAATCAGCCTTAGTTTTAGGTATAAAAGAGTATTTCCATAAACAAGGATTTACCAAAGCCATATTGGGTTTATCAGGTGGAGTTGATTCGGCTTTGGTCGTGTATTTAGCAGCCAAAGCATTGGGGGCTGAAAATGTATTGGCCGTTATGTTACCATCGCAATACAGCAGCGACCATTCAGTAAGTGATTCCCAACAATTGGTAAAAAACTTAGGCGTGCAAAGTGATTTAATTTCAATTGAAAATACTTTTGAAGCCCTGCAACAAAGTTTAAGCAAGCAGTTTGCTAACACAGAATTTTCCATAGCTGAAGAAAATATGCAAAGCCGCAGCCGCGCAGTTATACTAATGGCTATGGCCAATAAGTTTGGTTATATTTTACTTAACACCAGCAATAAAAGTGAGCTAGCCGTAGGTTACGGAACTTTGTATGGCGATATGTGTGGCGGCTTATCAGTAATTGGCGATTTATACAAAACAGAAGTCTATGGTTTGTGTGAGTTTATCAATAGTCAGAAAGAAATAATACCTGCTAATATATTAAGCAAAGCACCCAGTGCCGAGTTAAGGCCTAACCAAAAAGACAGTGATTCATTACCCGATTACGAAGTGCTTGATGCCATATTGTTTCATTACATAGAACAACGAAAAGGGCCCGATGAAATTATCGCTTTGGGTTTTGAAGAAGCCTTGGTAAAACGCACTTTAAAAATGGTAAATACTAATGAGTGGAAACGCTTACAAGCACCACCCGTATTGCGTGTATCGGCCAAAGCCTTTGGTCCCGGCCGCAGAATGCCTTTGGTTGCAAAATATTTAGGATAA